In the Gossypium raimondii isolate GPD5lz chromosome 9, ASM2569854v1, whole genome shotgun sequence genome, one interval contains:
- the LOC105798288 gene encoding protein NRT1/ PTR FAMILY 5.9 has protein sequence MAEEGRAQGLSKACVLLIVIAGMERFAFKGVASNLVTYLTDVVKMSNSSAAKTVNSWCGFTSIVPLLVAPLADSFWDRYSTILTSSFLYVLGLGAVASTALLWTYTPPSTTSSSAFLFWSLCLISLGLGAYNPSLQAFGADQLDHDDELPCTIDDKKTSKKKGLFFQWWYFGVCSGSLLGVILMSYIQDTLGWVLGFAIPMFAMVISVVFFTCGNRIYAHKPDRTMYNKHFPNILRAIKMKASRLINGGIALPNDKSNMAELELEERPLCDQKVCSNEVSDLNLESESNTHLIENAKIVLRLLPIWTMLLVFAVIFQQPATFFTKQGMTMKRNIGKNFKIPPATLQSAITLSIILLMPLYDKVFIPITKMVTRNEKGISVMQRMGVGMFLSVIAMIIAAVVETKRLEISRETGVQESETVPLSIFWLLPQYVLLGISDIFTVVGMQEFFYNEVPVRMRTMGFALYTSVFGVGSFLSALMISVIEAFTSSGGRHSWFSDDMREDRLDKLYWLLAIASALSLLFYAICCKCYKCRIELENGNCK, from the exons ATGGCTGAAGAAGGAAGAGCTCAAGGACTTAGTAAAGCATGTGTTCTTCTTATAG TGATTGCTGGCATGGAGAGGTTTGCTTTTAAAGGGGTGGCATCAAATTTGGTGACATATCTCACAGATGTAGTGAAGATGAGCAATTCTTCAGCCGCCAAAACAGTGAACAGTTGGTGTGGGTTTACTTCAATTGTGCCATTGTTGGTAGCACCCTTGGCTGACTCATTTTGGGATAGGTATTCAACCATTTTGACCTCCTCTTTCCTCTATGTTTTG GGCCTTGGAGCAGTGGCATCAACAGCTTTGCTATGGACTTATACACCTCCAAGCACCACAAGTTCCTCAGCCTTCCTCTTTTGGTCCCTTTGTTTGATTTCACTAGGCCTAGGTGCATATAACCCATCACTGCAAGCCTTTGGAGCCGACCAATTGGACCATGATGATGAACTTCCATGCACAATTGATGACAAAAAAACCTCCAAAAAAAAGGGGTTATTTTTCCAATGGTGGTATTTTGGTGTTTGTAGTGGCAGCCTCTTGGGTGTAATCCTTATGTCCTACATCCAAGATACCTTAGGTTGGGTACTCGGTTTTGCCATCCCCATGTTTGCCATGGTTATATCAGTCGTGTTTTTCACATGCGGTAATCGGATCTACGCTCATAAACCGGACCGAACCATGTACAATAAGCACTTTCCCAACATACTTCGAGCCATCAAAATGAAGGCATCGAGGTTAATCAATGGTGGAATCGCCTTGCCAAACGACAAGTCCAATATGGCCGAGCTAGA GCTTGAAGAGAGACCTCTTTGTGATCAAAAGGTTTGCAGCAATGAGGTCTCGGATTTAAATCTTGAGTCTGAATCCAATACTCATCTAATTGAAAACGCGAAAATAGTGCTCCGACTTTTGCCTATATGGACGATGCTTCTAGTGTTTGCAGTAATTTTCCAACAGCCTGCTACGTTTTTTACGAAACAAGGGATGACAATGAAACGAAACATTGGGAAGAACTTCAAGATCCCGCCCGCTACGCTACAAAGCGCTATTACATTGTCTATAATCCTCTTGATGCCTTTATACGACAAAGTTTTCATCCCGATCACAAAGATGGTTACTCGTAACGAGAAAGGTATTAGTGTAATGCAAAGGATGGGAGTCGGGATGTTCCTTTCTGTCATCGCTATGATCATCGCTGCAGTCGTTGAAACGAAGAGGCTCGAGATCAGCAGGGAAACTGGCGTCCAGGAATCTGAAACGGTGCCATTAAGCATCTTTTGGTTACTTCCTCAGTATGTTCTTTTAGGCATTTCAGACATTTTCACTGTAGTTGGCATGCAAGAGTTCTTCTATAACGAAGTACCAGTCCGTATGCGGACGATGGGATTCGCTCTATATACCAGCGTTTTTGGCGTCGGAAGTTTCCTTAGTGCCTTGATGATATCGGTCATCGAAGCATTTACGAGTTCGGGCGGAAGACATAGCTGGTTCTCGGATGACATGAGGGAGGATAGGCTTGACAAACTTTACTGGCTTTTAGCCATTGCCAGTGCTTTGAGCTTACTGTTTTATGCAATCTGTTGTAAATGCTATAAATGTAGGATTGAACTTGAAAATGGGAACTGTAAATAA
- the LOC105798289 gene encoding CRM-domain containing factor CFM2, chloroplastic isoform X2, translated as MLLSMNKHPPFTLLPTTLIQPPILSPQYLKPTLKPRKYIFLIRSSITRPENQALPQSAIQRIADKLRSLGFSETPNPQPESESGSGCPGEIFVPLPEKLPKYRVGHTIDSSWSTPENPVPDPGSDPGSLMVRFRDMKRERKKMGRVKEEERVVPSLAELKLSAAELKRLRTVGIGEKRKLKVGKAGITEGIVNGIHERWRKSEVVRIVCEDICKMNMKRTHEVLERKTGGLVIWRSGSKIILYRGANYKYPYFSADKIGTHDSSSNASSDTNVDNKELDETESCSSEFNGVKTSTPKATDKMTKRALIQGVGSPSRVRFQLPGEAELVAEADRLLDGLGPRFTDWWGYEPLPVDGDLLPAIIPGYRRPFRLLPYGVKSLLTNDEMTTLRRLGRPLPCHFALGRNRKLQGLAASIIKLWEKCEIAKIAVKRGVQNTNSELMAEELKWLTGGTLLSRDKDFIVLYRGKDFLPSAVSSAIEERRKHVIHAENQSGKTMQEVHGEGAKIASENDINSAKDRKSDVFSIRKNLNSAEATIKRTSSKLSMALEKKAKAEKLLAELEQEVIPQQSEIDKEGITREERYMLRKVGLRMKPFLLLGRRGVFDGTVENMHLHWKYRELVKIISKETNVEAVHQEAQILEAESGGILVAVERVSKGYAIIFYRGKNYERPTCLRPQTLLTKREAMKRSLEEQRRKSLKLHILKLTRNIDELKHQLVVDKEASNTLAADQSRLPSVEEEMETLQSVKCARSDIEYHASPEGHLEAKDKSESTSMKNDRMVAAVSISEPSEQVLVEPSSIHDGVENHKTEPEFSSESVNRRKHNTELRALHSQFEMEENAYNNGPMESMVESASKNLDVLISPAADNVSNKMASTAKFLSNKERLLLRKQALNMKKRPVLAVGRSNIVTGVAKTINTHFKKHPLAIVNVKGRAKGTSVQEVVLKLQEATGAVLVSQEPSKVILYRGWGANDEPARGDKRNVKDSPVQNQPAVSPELIAAIKFECGLQCHQEEQAP; from the exons ATGTTACTTTCTATGAACAAGCACCCCCCTTTCACTCTCCTACCAACAACCCTAATTCAACCTCCGATACTCTCCCCTCAATACCTTAAACCCACTCTAAAACCCCGTAAATATATCTTCCTTATCCGGAGCTCCATAACCCGACCTGAGAATCAAGCCCTTCCTCAGTCTGCCATCCAACGGATTGCTGACAAGCTCCGGTCACTTGGATTCTCTGAGACCCCGAACCCACAACCTGAATCCGAATCTGGGTCCGGGTGCCCCGGAGAAATCTTTGTCCCTTTACCAGAGAAGTTACCAAAGTACCGGGTCGGACATACGATTGATTCAAGCTGGAGTACACCGGAGAACCCGGTGCCGGACCCTGGTTCGGATCCGGGGAGCTTGATGGTAAGGTTCAGGGACATGAAGAGGGAGAGGAAGAAAATGGGGAGGGTGAAGGAGGAGGAGAGGGTGGTTCCAAGTTTGGCTGAGCTGAAGCTGTCTGCGGCGGAGCTAAAACGGTTGAGGACGGTGGGAATTGGTGAGAAACGGAAGTTGAAGGTTGGGAAAGCTGGGATTACGGAGGGAATTGTGAATGGGATCCACGAAAGGTGGAGAAAGAGTGAAGTAGTTAGAATTGTTTGTGAGgatatttgtaaaatgaatatGAAGAGGACTCATGAGGTTTTGGAG AGAAAAACTGGAGGATTGGTTATTTGGAGATCTggaagtaaaataatattatatagaGGAGCCAATTACAAGTATCCTTATTTCTCAGCTGATAAAATAGGAACACATGACAGTTCATCCAATGCTTCATCAGATACAAATGTGGATAATAAGGAACTCGATGAAACAGAAAGCTGCTCATCTGAATTCAATGGTGTAAAAACTTCTACTCCTAAAGCAACTGACAAAATGACTAAACGAGCACTAATCCAAGGTGTTGGCTCTCCAAGTAGGGTAAGGTTTCAACTGCCAGGTGAGGCAGAACTTGTTGCAGAAGCTGACCGCCTGTTAGATGGATTGGGTCCAAGGTTTACGGACTGGTGGGGATATGAGCCTCTTCCAGTCGACGGTGATCTCCTACCTGCTATTATTCCTGGATATAGGAGACCTTTCCGCCTTCTTCCTTATGGTGTGAAGTCACTGCTCACAAATGATGAAATGACCACTTTAAGAAGACTTGGTCGACCCCTGCCCTGTCATTTTGCATTAG GAAGAAATAGAAAACTTCAGGGATTGGCTGCATCCATTATCAAGCTCTGGGAAAAATGTGAGATTGCCAAAATTGCTGTAAAGAGAGGTGTACAGAACACAAATAGTGAATTGATGGCAGAAGAGTTGAAG TGGCTGACTGGAGGAACTTTGCTCTCACGAGATAAGGACTTTATTGTCCTGTATAGGGGAAAAGATTTCCTGCCTTCTGCTGTTTCTTCTGCAATAGAAGAGCGGAGAAAGCATGTAATTCATGCGGAGAATCAGAGTGGAAAAACCATGCAGGAGGTACATGGAGAGGGTGCTAAAATTGCCTCTGAAAATGATATTAATAGTGCCAAGGATCGCAAAAGTGATGTTTTCAGTATCCGAAAGAACTTGAACTCTGCTGAAGCAACTATTAAAAGGACTAGCTCGAAGTTATCTATG GCACTGGAGAAGAAAGCAAAGGCCGAGAAACTTCTAGCGGAGCTGGAGCAGGAGGTGATCCCTCAACAATCTGAAATTGACAAAGAGGGTATAACTCGAGAAGAAAGATATATGCTTCGGAAGGTTGGCCTGAGAATGAAGCCTTTCCTCCTATTGG GTAGACGGGGAGTATTTGATGGAACAGTTGAAAATATGCATCTTCATTGGAAGTACAGGGAACTTGTGAAGATAATTTCTAAGGAGACAAATGTTGAAGCTGTTCACCAAGAAGCACAAATATTAGAGGCAGAAAGTGGTGGAATATTAGTGGCTGTGGAGAGGGTAAGCAAGGGTTATGCAATCATCTTTTATCGTGGAAAGAACTATGAACGGCCTACTTGTCTGAGACCTCAGACACTTCTTACTAAAAGAGAGGCAATGAAGCGCTCTTTAGAGGAACAGCGGCGTAAG TCTTTGAAACTACATATTTTGAAGCTTACAAGAAACATAGATGAACTGAAGCACCAATTG GTTGTAGACAAAGAGGCAAGTAACACGCTAGCTGCTGACCAATCAAGATTGCCATCG GTAGAAGAGGAAATGGAGACATTGCAGTCAGTCAAATGTGCTAGATCAGATATTGAATATCATGCATCTCCAGAAGGGCATTTAGAG GCAAAAGACAAATCTGAGTCAACTTCCATGAAAAATGATAGAATGGTTGCTGCAGTTAGTATTAGCGAGCCTTCTGAACAAGTGCTTGTGGAACCATCTTCAATACATGATGGGGTCGAGAATCATAAAACAGAACCTGAATTTTCATCAGAATCTGTGAACAGAAGAAAACATAATACCGAATTGAGGGCTTTGCATTCTCaatttgaaatg GAAGAAAATGCTTACAATAATGGGCCGATGGAATCAATGGTCGAATCTGCTAGCAAAAATTTGGATGTTTTGATTTCACCAGCAGCTGACAATGTCTCGAATAAAATGGCTTCAACAGCAAAGTTTCTTTCTAACAAAGAAAGACTTCTTTTACGAAAGCAAGCTCTCAATATGAAGAAACGTCCCGTGCTCGCAGTTG GGAGGAGCAACATTGTGACCGGTGTGGCAAAAACAATCAACACACACTTTAAAAAACATCCTCTTGCTATAGTGAATGTGAAAGGGAGGGCTAAAGGGACCTCTGTGCAGGAAGTGGTGCTAAAGCTGCAG GAAGCAACTGGTGCAGTTCTAGTTTCTCAAGAACCTAGCAAAGTCATACTATATCGAGGTTGGGGTGCCAATGATGAACCAGCCCGTGGTGATAAGAGGAATGTAAAAGATTCACCGGTTCAGAATCAGCCTGCTGTGTCCCCCGAACTTATTGCTGCAATCAAATTTGAATGTGGCTTGCAATGCCACCAAGAGGAACAGGCACCTTGA
- the LOC105798289 gene encoding CRM-domain containing factor CFM2, chloroplastic isoform X1, which produces MLLSMNKHPPFTLLPTTLIQPPILSPQYLKPTLKPRKYIFLIRSSITRPENQALPQSAIQRIADKLRSLGFSETPNPQPESESGSGCPGEIFVPLPEKLPKYRVGHTIDSSWSTPENPVPDPGSDPGSLMVRFRDMKRERKKMGRVKEEERVVPSLAELKLSAAELKRLRTVGIGEKRKLKVGKAGITEGIVNGIHERWRKSEVVRIVCEDICKMNMKRTHEVLERKTGGLVIWRSGSKIILYRGANYKYPYFSADKIGTHDSSSNASSDTNVDNKELDETESCSSEFNGVKTSTPKATDKMTKRALIQGVGSPSRVRFQLPGEAELVAEADRLLDGLGPRFTDWWGYEPLPVDGDLLPAIIPGYRRPFRLLPYGVKSLLTNDEMTTLRRLGRPLPCHFALGRNRKLQGLAASIIKLWEKCEIAKIAVKRGVQNTNSELMAEELKWLTGGTLLSRDKDFIVLYRGKDFLPSAVSSAIEERRKHVIHAENQSGKTMQEVHGEGAKIASENDINSAKDRKSDVFSIRKNLNSAEATIKRTSSKLSMALEKKAKAEKLLAELEQEVIPQQSEIDKEGITREERYMLRKVGLRMKPFLLLGRRGVFDGTVENMHLHWKYRELVKIISKETNVEAVHQEAQILEAESGGILVAVERVSKGYAIIFYRGKNYERPTCLRPQTLLTKREAMKRSLEEQRRKSLKLHILKLTRNIDELKHQLVVDKEASNTLAADQSRLPSVEEEMETLQSVKCARSDIEYHASPEGHLEAKDKSESTSMKNDRMVAAVSISEPSEQVLVEPSSIHDGVENHKTEPEFSSESVNRRKHNTELRALHSQFEMVESSSHHDNLMEENAYNNGPMESMVESASKNLDVLISPAADNVSNKMASTAKFLSNKERLLLRKQALNMKKRPVLAVGRSNIVTGVAKTINTHFKKHPLAIVNVKGRAKGTSVQEVVLKLQEATGAVLVSQEPSKVILYRGWGANDEPARGDKRNVKDSPVQNQPAVSPELIAAIKFECGLQCHQEEQAP; this is translated from the exons ATGTTACTTTCTATGAACAAGCACCCCCCTTTCACTCTCCTACCAACAACCCTAATTCAACCTCCGATACTCTCCCCTCAATACCTTAAACCCACTCTAAAACCCCGTAAATATATCTTCCTTATCCGGAGCTCCATAACCCGACCTGAGAATCAAGCCCTTCCTCAGTCTGCCATCCAACGGATTGCTGACAAGCTCCGGTCACTTGGATTCTCTGAGACCCCGAACCCACAACCTGAATCCGAATCTGGGTCCGGGTGCCCCGGAGAAATCTTTGTCCCTTTACCAGAGAAGTTACCAAAGTACCGGGTCGGACATACGATTGATTCAAGCTGGAGTACACCGGAGAACCCGGTGCCGGACCCTGGTTCGGATCCGGGGAGCTTGATGGTAAGGTTCAGGGACATGAAGAGGGAGAGGAAGAAAATGGGGAGGGTGAAGGAGGAGGAGAGGGTGGTTCCAAGTTTGGCTGAGCTGAAGCTGTCTGCGGCGGAGCTAAAACGGTTGAGGACGGTGGGAATTGGTGAGAAACGGAAGTTGAAGGTTGGGAAAGCTGGGATTACGGAGGGAATTGTGAATGGGATCCACGAAAGGTGGAGAAAGAGTGAAGTAGTTAGAATTGTTTGTGAGgatatttgtaaaatgaatatGAAGAGGACTCATGAGGTTTTGGAG AGAAAAACTGGAGGATTGGTTATTTGGAGATCTggaagtaaaataatattatatagaGGAGCCAATTACAAGTATCCTTATTTCTCAGCTGATAAAATAGGAACACATGACAGTTCATCCAATGCTTCATCAGATACAAATGTGGATAATAAGGAACTCGATGAAACAGAAAGCTGCTCATCTGAATTCAATGGTGTAAAAACTTCTACTCCTAAAGCAACTGACAAAATGACTAAACGAGCACTAATCCAAGGTGTTGGCTCTCCAAGTAGGGTAAGGTTTCAACTGCCAGGTGAGGCAGAACTTGTTGCAGAAGCTGACCGCCTGTTAGATGGATTGGGTCCAAGGTTTACGGACTGGTGGGGATATGAGCCTCTTCCAGTCGACGGTGATCTCCTACCTGCTATTATTCCTGGATATAGGAGACCTTTCCGCCTTCTTCCTTATGGTGTGAAGTCACTGCTCACAAATGATGAAATGACCACTTTAAGAAGACTTGGTCGACCCCTGCCCTGTCATTTTGCATTAG GAAGAAATAGAAAACTTCAGGGATTGGCTGCATCCATTATCAAGCTCTGGGAAAAATGTGAGATTGCCAAAATTGCTGTAAAGAGAGGTGTACAGAACACAAATAGTGAATTGATGGCAGAAGAGTTGAAG TGGCTGACTGGAGGAACTTTGCTCTCACGAGATAAGGACTTTATTGTCCTGTATAGGGGAAAAGATTTCCTGCCTTCTGCTGTTTCTTCTGCAATAGAAGAGCGGAGAAAGCATGTAATTCATGCGGAGAATCAGAGTGGAAAAACCATGCAGGAGGTACATGGAGAGGGTGCTAAAATTGCCTCTGAAAATGATATTAATAGTGCCAAGGATCGCAAAAGTGATGTTTTCAGTATCCGAAAGAACTTGAACTCTGCTGAAGCAACTATTAAAAGGACTAGCTCGAAGTTATCTATG GCACTGGAGAAGAAAGCAAAGGCCGAGAAACTTCTAGCGGAGCTGGAGCAGGAGGTGATCCCTCAACAATCTGAAATTGACAAAGAGGGTATAACTCGAGAAGAAAGATATATGCTTCGGAAGGTTGGCCTGAGAATGAAGCCTTTCCTCCTATTGG GTAGACGGGGAGTATTTGATGGAACAGTTGAAAATATGCATCTTCATTGGAAGTACAGGGAACTTGTGAAGATAATTTCTAAGGAGACAAATGTTGAAGCTGTTCACCAAGAAGCACAAATATTAGAGGCAGAAAGTGGTGGAATATTAGTGGCTGTGGAGAGGGTAAGCAAGGGTTATGCAATCATCTTTTATCGTGGAAAGAACTATGAACGGCCTACTTGTCTGAGACCTCAGACACTTCTTACTAAAAGAGAGGCAATGAAGCGCTCTTTAGAGGAACAGCGGCGTAAG TCTTTGAAACTACATATTTTGAAGCTTACAAGAAACATAGATGAACTGAAGCACCAATTG GTTGTAGACAAAGAGGCAAGTAACACGCTAGCTGCTGACCAATCAAGATTGCCATCG GTAGAAGAGGAAATGGAGACATTGCAGTCAGTCAAATGTGCTAGATCAGATATTGAATATCATGCATCTCCAGAAGGGCATTTAGAG GCAAAAGACAAATCTGAGTCAACTTCCATGAAAAATGATAGAATGGTTGCTGCAGTTAGTATTAGCGAGCCTTCTGAACAAGTGCTTGTGGAACCATCTTCAATACATGATGGGGTCGAGAATCATAAAACAGAACCTGAATTTTCATCAGAATCTGTGAACAGAAGAAAACATAATACCGAATTGAGGGCTTTGCATTCTCaatttgaaatggttgaatccTCATCTCACCATGATAACCTTATG GAAGAAAATGCTTACAATAATGGGCCGATGGAATCAATGGTCGAATCTGCTAGCAAAAATTTGGATGTTTTGATTTCACCAGCAGCTGACAATGTCTCGAATAAAATGGCTTCAACAGCAAAGTTTCTTTCTAACAAAGAAAGACTTCTTTTACGAAAGCAAGCTCTCAATATGAAGAAACGTCCCGTGCTCGCAGTTG GGAGGAGCAACATTGTGACCGGTGTGGCAAAAACAATCAACACACACTTTAAAAAACATCCTCTTGCTATAGTGAATGTGAAAGGGAGGGCTAAAGGGACCTCTGTGCAGGAAGTGGTGCTAAAGCTGCAG GAAGCAACTGGTGCAGTTCTAGTTTCTCAAGAACCTAGCAAAGTCATACTATATCGAGGTTGGGGTGCCAATGATGAACCAGCCCGTGGTGATAAGAGGAATGTAAAAGATTCACCGGTTCAGAATCAGCCTGCTGTGTCCCCCGAACTTATTGCTGCAATCAAATTTGAATGTGGCTTGCAATGCCACCAAGAGGAACAGGCACCTTGA